In a genomic window of Curtobacterium sp. MCBD17_035:
- a CDS encoding xanthine dehydrogenase family protein subunit M, whose product MKTFEYERATDVDDAVRRLAAEPTAKPLAGGTNLVDLMKLGVERPDRLVDVSHLGLTDVVEEPDGSLTIGAGVLNADLAAHPAVRTRFPVLSRALLAGASGQLRNRATTAGNLLQRTRCVYFNDVSKPCNKREPGTGCPAIEGLSRELAVLGTSHSCIATHPGDMAVALTALDATVHFTTTEGPSSLRIGDFYRLPGDEPERDTNLPVGAVITAVTIPALPFAAHSTYRKARDRRSYAFALASVAAAIDVDGDVVRDVRIAFGAASHKPWRASAAEDALRGGPVTLSAFAAAADAELAAATPTDQNAFKVPLLRRLVVGVLAELTGVDDAAGPTNGRAADTGAAAA is encoded by the coding sequence ATGAAGACGTTCGAGTACGAGCGCGCGACGGACGTCGACGACGCGGTCCGGCGACTCGCGGCGGAGCCGACGGCCAAGCCCCTCGCCGGCGGCACGAACCTGGTCGACCTCATGAAGCTCGGCGTCGAGCGGCCCGATCGCCTGGTCGACGTGTCCCACCTCGGTCTGACGGACGTCGTGGAGGAGCCCGACGGCTCGCTCACCATCGGCGCGGGCGTGCTCAACGCCGACCTCGCCGCGCATCCGGCCGTCCGTACGCGCTTCCCGGTGTTGAGCCGCGCACTCCTCGCCGGGGCGTCCGGACAGCTCCGGAACCGGGCGACCACCGCCGGCAACCTCCTCCAGCGGACCCGGTGCGTGTACTTCAACGACGTGAGCAAGCCGTGCAACAAGCGGGAGCCCGGGACCGGCTGTCCGGCGATCGAGGGCCTGTCGCGCGAACTCGCCGTGCTCGGCACGTCCCACTCGTGCATCGCGACGCACCCCGGCGACATGGCCGTGGCGCTCACCGCACTCGACGCGACCGTGCACTTCACGACCACGGAGGGGCCGTCCTCGCTCCGGATCGGCGACTTCTACCGGCTCCCCGGCGACGAGCCGGAGCGTGACACGAACCTGCCGGTCGGCGCGGTCATCACCGCCGTGACGATCCCCGCGCTGCCGTTCGCCGCCCACTCGACGTACCGCAAGGCCCGCGACCGCCGGTCCTACGCCTTCGCACTCGCCTCCGTCGCGGCCGCGATCGACGTCGACGGCGACGTCGTCCGCGACGTCCGGATCGCGTTCGGTGCCGCGTCGCACAAGCCGTGGCGCGCCTCCGCCGCCGAGGACGCGTTGCGGGGCGGCCCCGTGACCCTGTCGGCGTTCGCCGCGGCTGCCGACGCCGAGCTGGCCGCCGCGACCCCGACCGACCAGAACGCGTTCAAGGTCCCGCTGCTGCGGCGGCTCGTCGTCGGCGTCCTCGCCGAACTCACGGGCGTCGACGACGCCGCCGGCCCGACGAATGGTCGCGCCGCGGACACCGGCGCGGCCGCGGCGTGA
- a CDS encoding xanthine dehydrogenase family protein molybdopterin-binding subunit, whose amino-acid sequence MTAIGAPLARLEGREKTTGIARYAFEQGPEDDVLYAWPVQASVVTGRIVATNADEVRAMPGVVTVLTHEDAPRLQESDDAELLVLQSDRIAYRGQVVALVVAETLETAREAAARFVPEYAEEGMDVVLTEDHPKLYAPEQVNAGFATDSSEGDVDAALATAATSIDATYRTPALFNNPMEPHATTAHWHDGRLDVVDASQGTSPDQSTIVSLFGLDPSSVRVRAEHVGGGFGSKGSPRPNVPLAVMATMATGRPVKIAYTRQMMFAIAGYRTPTISRMRLGLDTDGHLTAVSHQAYSHTSSIQEFAEQTGEVTRHMYGAPNMLVTHRLAGLDVPTPRWMRAPGECPGMYALESAMDELAIAAGIDPVELRVRNDPEVDPESGQPFSSRNLVACLRRGAELFGWDGRDPRPGVRREGRWLVGTGVAASSYPAMAQQSGARATALPGGRYAIGVNATDIGTGARTVMAQIAADALDVPVEAIDISIADSDLPVASVAGGSSGTASWGWAVTKACRHLTALLDEGQPVPPEGLEVVVDTTEDVAAMGPYVRQAFGAQFVEARVDLDSGEVVVPRMVGVFAAGRIMNPRTARSQFVGGMTMGLSMALHEHGLLDPVLGDYGNHDLATYHVAANADVEDLHVEWLDERDDHLAPMGGKGIGEIGIVGAAAAVTNAVWHATGVRIRSLPVQPDKLVGALPSRA is encoded by the coding sequence GTGACCGCGATCGGGGCTCCCCTCGCCCGCCTCGAGGGGCGGGAGAAGACCACCGGCATCGCGCGGTACGCCTTCGAGCAGGGGCCGGAGGACGACGTCCTCTACGCCTGGCCGGTGCAGGCCTCCGTCGTGACGGGTCGGATCGTCGCCACGAACGCCGACGAGGTCCGCGCCATGCCCGGCGTGGTCACGGTGCTCACCCACGAGGACGCGCCGCGCCTGCAGGAGTCGGACGACGCCGAGTTGCTCGTGCTGCAGTCCGACCGGATCGCGTACCGGGGCCAGGTGGTCGCCCTCGTCGTGGCCGAGACCCTCGAGACCGCCCGCGAGGCGGCAGCCCGGTTCGTGCCCGAGTACGCCGAGGAGGGCATGGACGTCGTCCTCACCGAGGACCACCCGAAGCTCTACGCGCCCGAGCAGGTGAACGCGGGGTTCGCCACCGACTCGAGCGAGGGGGACGTCGACGCCGCCCTCGCCACGGCGGCCACGAGCATCGACGCGACGTACCGGACGCCCGCGCTCTTCAACAACCCGATGGAACCCCACGCGACCACCGCGCACTGGCACGACGGCCGGTTGGACGTGGTCGACGCGTCGCAGGGCACGAGCCCCGACCAGTCGACGATCGTCTCGCTGTTCGGGCTCGACCCCTCGTCCGTACGCGTCCGGGCCGAACACGTCGGCGGCGGGTTCGGGTCGAAGGGATCCCCACGGCCGAACGTCCCGCTCGCCGTGATGGCGACGATGGCCACGGGTCGACCCGTCAAGATCGCCTACACGCGGCAGATGATGTTCGCGATCGCGGGCTACCGCACGCCGACGATCTCGCGCATGCGGCTCGGGCTCGACACCGACGGCCACCTGACGGCGGTGTCGCACCAGGCGTACTCGCACACGTCGAGCATCCAGGAGTTCGCGGAGCAGACCGGCGAGGTCACCCGGCACATGTACGGGGCTCCGAACATGCTCGTCACGCACCGCCTCGCAGGCCTCGACGTCCCGACGCCGCGGTGGATGCGGGCCCCGGGCGAGTGCCCCGGCATGTACGCACTCGAGTCCGCGATGGACGAACTCGCGATCGCCGCGGGGATCGACCCCGTCGAGCTCCGCGTGCGCAACGACCCGGAGGTCGACCCGGAGTCCGGGCAGCCCTTCAGCAGCCGGAACCTCGTCGCCTGCCTGCGCCGGGGCGCCGAGCTGTTCGGGTGGGACGGCCGCGACCCACGGCCCGGCGTTCGACGCGAAGGCCGATGGCTCGTCGGCACCGGTGTGGCTGCGTCGTCGTACCCCGCGATGGCCCAGCAGAGCGGTGCCCGGGCGACGGCGCTGCCCGGCGGACGCTACGCGATCGGTGTCAACGCGACGGACATCGGCACCGGCGCGCGCACGGTGATGGCGCAGATCGCCGCCGACGCGCTGGACGTCCCCGTCGAGGCGATCGACATCAGCATCGCGGACAGCGACCTGCCCGTCGCGTCCGTCGCGGGCGGCTCGTCCGGCACGGCGTCCTGGGGGTGGGCCGTCACGAAGGCGTGCCGCCACCTCACCGCGCTGCTCGACGAGGGTCAGCCGGTGCCGCCCGAGGGCCTGGAGGTGGTGGTCGACACCACCGAGGACGTCGCCGCCATGGGCCCGTACGTCCGTCAGGCGTTCGGCGCGCAGTTCGTCGAGGCGCGGGTCGACCTGGACTCGGGTGAGGTCGTGGTCCCCCGCATGGTCGGGGTGTTCGCGGCGGGACGGATCATGAACCCCCGCACCGCTCGATCGCAGTTCGTCGGCGGCATGACCATGGGCCTGTCGATGGCCCTGCACGAGCACGGCCTGCTCGATCCCGTGCTCGGGGACTACGGCAACCACGACCTGGCGACCTACCACGTGGCGGCGAACGCCGACGTCGAGGACCTGCACGTCGAGTGGCTCGACGAACGCGACGACCACCTCGCGCCGATGGGCGGCAAGGGGATCGGCGAGATCGGGATCGTCGGGGCCGCAGCCGCCGTCACCAACGCCGTGTGGCACGCGACCGGTGTCCGCATCCGCTCGCTGCCCGTGCAGCCGGACAAGCTCGTCGGGGCGCTGCCCTCGCGGGCCTGA
- a CDS encoding XdhC/CoxI family protein: protein MFEIADRILARLDAGEAVAVATAVGVDGSAPRGAGTSMAVTVDGTVIGSISGGCVEGAVYEMCERVLASGVAELESFGHDDHPFAVGLACGGRVEVLATRLTRDDLVAVDALRRAAAGRPARVTRVLEGPRLGAIVARPDECSDVRSATERNEPAPRMVVVGAVEFAVALTNAASTLGYRVTVCDPRPVFATPERFPAAAEVVVAWPPTWLACAGLDADTAVVVVSHDDRFDAEVVALALERGAGYVGAMGSRRTHERRMQELAGLGVTDVARLRSPIGLDLGAETPEEVAVSILAEVLATRNATSARPLRERSGNIHPARAASTAS from the coding sequence GTGTTCGAGATCGCCGACCGGATCCTCGCCCGACTCGACGCAGGCGAGGCCGTCGCCGTCGCGACGGCCGTGGGCGTGGACGGGAGCGCGCCCCGCGGCGCCGGGACCTCGATGGCCGTCACCGTCGACGGCACCGTGATCGGGAGCATCTCCGGGGGCTGTGTCGAGGGCGCCGTCTACGAGATGTGCGAGCGGGTCCTCGCGTCCGGCGTCGCGGAACTCGAGTCCTTCGGCCACGACGACCACCCGTTCGCGGTCGGCCTGGCCTGCGGTGGACGGGTCGAGGTCCTCGCGACCCGCCTCACGCGCGACGACCTGGTCGCCGTCGACGCCCTGCGCCGAGCCGCGGCCGGGCGTCCTGCCCGCGTGACGCGGGTCCTCGAGGGTCCCCGGCTCGGAGCGATCGTGGCCCGGCCGGACGAGTGCTCGGACGTCCGGAGCGCCACCGAGCGCAACGAGCCGGCACCGCGCATGGTCGTCGTCGGCGCGGTCGAGTTCGCGGTCGCACTCACCAACGCGGCGTCGACCCTCGGCTACCGGGTGACGGTCTGCGACCCCCGCCCGGTGTTCGCGACCCCGGAACGGTTCCCCGCCGCGGCCGAGGTGGTGGTCGCCTGGCCGCCGACGTGGCTCGCGTGCGCCGGGCTGGACGCCGACACCGCGGTCGTGGTCGTGAGCCACGACGACCGGTTCGACGCCGAGGTCGTCGCGCTCGCCCTCGAGCGGGGCGCCGGGTACGTCGGGGCCATGGGATCGCGGCGCACGCACGAGCGGCGGATGCAGGAACTCGCCGGGCTGGGTGTGACGGACGTCGCACGACTGCGGTCGCCGATCGGCCTGGACCTCGGTGCGGAGACCCCGGAGGAGGTCGCCGTGTCGATCCTCGCCGAGGTGCTCGCAACGAGGAACGCCACCAGTGCGCGGCCGCTCCGGGAGCGCTCAGGGAACATCCACCCGGCGCGGGCGGCGTCCACCGCGTCCTGA
- a CDS encoding TIGR03557 family F420-dependent LLM class oxidoreductase: MTNFGYTLMTEQSGPRELVRYAQKAEDVGYDFEVSSDHAFPWLESMGHAPYAWTVLGAVAQVTSTVELMTYVTCPTIRYHPAVVAQKAATLQILSEGRFTLGLGAGENLNEHIVGERWPAVGERQDMLEEAIHIIRALESGDVVTWEGTHFRVDQAKLWDVPDGGVPIGVAVSGAKGIERFAPLGDHMITTDPVPELVQGWDEHHQGAPSRKIGQIPICWDPDEDAAVARAHDLFRWFAGGWHVNADLPTPASFDSASQFVRPEDVAESIACGPDLDRLAESVRPFLDAGFTDIAIVQVGDEGQDRFLDEAAGPLLEKLRAL; encoded by the coding sequence ATGACGAACTTCGGCTACACCCTGATGACCGAGCAGAGCGGCCCCCGCGAGCTCGTCCGGTACGCGCAGAAGGCCGAGGACGTCGGATACGACTTCGAGGTGTCGAGCGACCACGCCTTCCCCTGGCTCGAGAGCATGGGGCACGCCCCCTATGCCTGGACCGTCCTCGGCGCCGTGGCGCAGGTGACGAGCACGGTCGAGCTCATGACCTACGTGACCTGCCCGACGATCCGGTACCACCCGGCCGTGGTCGCACAGAAGGCCGCGACGCTCCAGATCCTGTCCGAGGGCCGGTTCACGCTCGGGCTCGGTGCCGGCGAGAACCTCAACGAGCACATCGTCGGGGAACGCTGGCCCGCGGTCGGCGAACGACAGGACATGCTCGAGGAGGCCATCCACATCATCCGCGCGCTCGAGTCCGGTGACGTCGTGACGTGGGAGGGCACGCACTTCCGCGTCGACCAGGCGAAGCTCTGGGACGTCCCGGACGGCGGGGTCCCGATCGGCGTCGCGGTGTCCGGCGCGAAGGGCATCGAGCGGTTCGCACCCCTCGGCGACCACATGATCACCACCGATCCCGTGCCCGAGCTCGTGCAGGGGTGGGACGAGCACCACCAGGGCGCCCCGTCACGCAAGATCGGCCAGATCCCGATCTGCTGGGACCCCGACGAGGACGCCGCGGTCGCGCGGGCACACGACCTGTTCCGCTGGTTCGCCGGCGGCTGGCACGTCAACGCGGACCTGCCCACCCCCGCGTCGTTCGACAGCGCCAGCCAGTTCGTGCGTCCCGAGGACGTCGCGGAGTCGATCGCGTGCGGCCCCGACCTCGACCGACTCGCCGAGAGCGTGCGGCCGTTCCTCGACGCCGGTTTCACCGACATCGCGATCGTCCAGGTCGGCGACGAGGGTCAGGACCGGTTCCTCGACGAGGCCGCCGGTCCCCTCCTGGAGAAGCTCCGCGCGCTGTGA
- a CDS encoding acyl-CoA dehydrogenase family protein — MRLTEQQRSYLDAVRAACAELVPDEEARRRLSRDDTALNAPEAFALFADRGLLGVSLPVADGGGGRTFTEECLLLEETARAGVPLTAYSTALTAAQSYLKWGDADQRRTIVTSIVSGHAESVTFTEPEAGSDLAAATTRASRDGDDWVLDGRKTWISFAHLARHLLVLARTDDSGVRHDGLTLFMVPADAPGVTVRPIETMGAHMVNDVFLSGVRVPSSAVVGTRGEAWRHIGRGLAVERVIIAAMSVGAAQRALDQLIAHVTTREQFGAPLSRKQAVRHRIADLASDVAVCRAYVYEIADRVDAGEEDRLNTEASMAKLRATETYKHTTLEAVQLMGGSGYGSAAGMEQQLRTAVATTIYGGANEVQREIIGRGLGL, encoded by the coding sequence ATGCGCCTGACCGAGCAGCAGCGGTCGTACCTCGACGCCGTGCGTGCCGCGTGCGCCGAGCTCGTCCCGGACGAGGAGGCCCGCCGCCGCCTGTCCCGCGACGACACCGCGCTCAACGCACCCGAGGCCTTCGCGCTGTTCGCCGACCGGGGTCTGCTCGGGGTGTCGCTGCCCGTGGCCGACGGTGGCGGCGGACGGACGTTCACCGAGGAGTGCCTGCTCCTGGAGGAGACGGCGCGCGCGGGCGTGCCGCTCACGGCCTACTCGACGGCGTTGACCGCCGCGCAGAGCTACCTCAAGTGGGGCGACGCCGACCAGCGCCGGACCATCGTGACCTCGATCGTCTCCGGGCATGCCGAGTCGGTCACGTTCACCGAGCCCGAGGCGGGGTCGGACCTGGCCGCGGCGACGACCCGCGCCTCCCGGGACGGCGACGACTGGGTGCTCGACGGCCGCAAGACGTGGATCTCGTTCGCGCACCTGGCGCGCCACCTGCTCGTGCTCGCCCGGACGGACGACAGCGGTGTCCGGCACGACGGGCTGACGCTGTTCATGGTCCCCGCCGACGCCCCGGGTGTGACGGTGCGCCCGATCGAGACGATGGGCGCCCACATGGTGAACGACGTGTTCCTGTCGGGCGTGCGCGTGCCGTCGTCCGCGGTGGTGGGGACACGCGGTGAGGCGTGGCGACACATCGGCCGCGGCCTGGCGGTCGAGCGCGTCATCATCGCCGCCATGAGCGTCGGGGCGGCCCAGCGGGCGCTCGACCAGCTCATCGCGCACGTCACGACGCGCGAGCAGTTCGGGGCGCCGCTGTCGCGGAAGCAGGCGGTGCGGCACCGCATCGCCGACCTCGCGTCCGACGTCGCGGTGTGTCGCGCGTACGTGTACGAGATCGCCGACCGTGTCGACGCGGGCGAGGAGGACCGGCTCAACACCGAGGCGTCGATGGCGAAGCTGCGCGCCACCGAGACGTACAAGCACACGACGCTCGAGGCCGTGCAGCTCATGGGTGGATCCGGGTACGGCTCGGCCGCGGGCATGGAGCAGCAGCTGCGGACCGCGGTCGCCACGACGATCTACGGCGGCGCGAACGAGGTGCAGCGCGAGATCATCGGGCGCGGGCTGGGACTCTGA
- a CDS encoding carboxylate--amine ligase/circularly permuted type 2 ATP-grasp protein, with product MSAELTLGAEEELHLIDLRTGRLSAKAPQLLPGLPPDRYGAELQRTTIETNVPVVRDLADLRTEIVRLRTDLTAAIAPHGLAIGSVGTAPRSEFADFELTSTGRYGRMQEQYRMLVDEQLICGLQIHVGVSDRDLAVQIAQRVAPALPVLLALSASSPYWNGQDTGYASIRSIIWQRWPTAGSFGRMTSAAEYDRMLQDLIASGVIADSKMAYFDVRPSSHAPTLELRVCDATPIVDDAVLIAGLFRAAVRRAEQDIERGDEWRPRREPLHRAAMWQAARGGLSGELVGLGEHPERLPAHVAVRQLVDRLRPQLEELGDWGMVGALVEETLARGNSADRQRTAYAERGELDDVVDLVVRESRSDPDVGADERAVAIPGYHVRAGDEAVGPGASPRPVFRDLAGYLRGWDGDEALARCAARDAWTEREQLGFVIGGARQPFHCDLVPRIVNPYEWGQLQRGLTQRARAIEAFLQDAYGDRRIVADGVLRESDVVGAAGWRDEATRLPAGTVRAAVQGFDVVRNEFGGWRVLEDNVRSPSGVAYALAVRRLIDDVLPDAPRPTGLRDPRSVLPLLRATLAAPARARGVAEPTLAVLTSGPSSEAWYEHHTLADEAGMLLLTPDDVAVREARVVERSTGRVVDALLIRIDGEVVDMANDADPDLGEHVLAVAAAGDVFLANGPGNGLADDKSMYVSVQDLIWYYLDERPLLESVPTYRTRDESERLTVLERVGELVTKPVDGEGGRGVLIGPSATAEEVADRRTAIAAAPEAWVAQEVVQLSSHPTLTPAGLEPRHVDLRAFVYLTGTGADEARLADVALTRVAPEGSMVVNSSRGGGAKDTWIVGGD from the coding sequence ATGAGTGCAGAGCTGACGCTGGGCGCCGAGGAAGAGCTCCACCTCATCGACCTGCGGACAGGGCGGTTGTCCGCCAAGGCCCCCCAGCTCCTCCCGGGCCTGCCGCCCGACCGGTACGGCGCCGAGCTGCAGCGGACGACGATCGAGACGAACGTGCCGGTGGTGCGGGACCTCGCGGACCTCCGGACCGAGATCGTCCGGCTCCGGACGGACCTGACGGCGGCGATCGCCCCGCACGGGCTCGCGATCGGGAGCGTCGGGACGGCGCCGCGCTCGGAGTTCGCCGACTTCGAGCTGACGTCGACCGGCCGGTACGGGCGCATGCAGGAGCAGTACCGGATGCTCGTCGACGAGCAGCTCATCTGCGGGCTGCAGATCCACGTCGGCGTGAGCGACCGCGACCTGGCGGTGCAGATCGCCCAGCGGGTCGCCCCCGCGCTGCCGGTGCTGCTCGCCCTGAGCGCGAGCAGCCCGTACTGGAACGGCCAGGACACCGGGTACGCGAGCATCCGCAGCATCATCTGGCAGCGCTGGCCCACCGCGGGTTCGTTCGGCCGGATGACGAGCGCGGCCGAGTACGACCGGATGCTGCAGGACCTCATCGCGAGCGGGGTGATCGCCGACTCCAAGATGGCGTACTTCGACGTCCGGCCGTCCTCGCACGCCCCGACGCTCGAGCTGCGGGTGTGCGACGCGACGCCGATCGTCGACGATGCCGTGCTCATCGCGGGCCTGTTCCGCGCCGCGGTCCGCCGCGCGGAGCAGGACATCGAGCGCGGTGACGAGTGGCGCCCCCGCCGGGAGCCCCTGCACCGGGCGGCGATGTGGCAGGCGGCCCGTGGCGGCCTCTCGGGCGAGCTCGTCGGGCTCGGCGAACACCCCGAGCGGCTCCCGGCCCACGTGGCGGTGCGGCAGCTCGTCGACCGCCTCCGTCCGCAGCTCGAGGAGCTCGGGGACTGGGGCATGGTCGGGGCGCTCGTCGAGGAGACGCTGGCCCGCGGCAACTCGGCGGACCGGCAGCGCACGGCGTACGCCGAGCGGGGGGAGCTCGACGACGTCGTCGACCTGGTGGTCCGCGAGTCCCGGAGCGATCCCGACGTCGGCGCCGACGAGCGCGCGGTCGCCATCCCCGGGTACCACGTGCGCGCGGGCGACGAGGCGGTCGGGCCGGGTGCCTCCCCGCGCCCGGTCTTCCGTGACCTCGCCGGGTACCTCCGTGGGTGGGACGGCGACGAGGCGCTCGCCCGGTGCGCCGCCCGCGACGCGTGGACGGAGCGGGAGCAGCTCGGGTTCGTCATCGGTGGTGCCCGTCAGCCGTTCCACTGCGACCTCGTCCCGCGCATCGTCAACCCGTACGAGTGGGGCCAGCTGCAGCGCGGGCTGACGCAACGGGCACGCGCGATCGAGGCGTTCCTCCAGGACGCGTACGGCGATCGGCGGATCGTCGCCGACGGTGTGCTGCGTGAGTCCGACGTCGTCGGCGCGGCCGGGTGGCGCGATGAGGCCACGCGGCTGCCGGCGGGCACGGTCCGGGCCGCGGTGCAGGGGTTCGACGTCGTCCGCAACGAGTTCGGCGGATGGCGGGTCCTCGAGGACAACGTCCGCTCACCGAGCGGCGTGGCGTACGCGCTCGCGGTGCGGCGGCTCATCGACGACGTCCTGCCGGACGCGCCTCGCCCGACGGGGCTCCGGGACCCGCGGAGCGTCCTGCCGCTGTTGCGCGCGACCCTGGCCGCCCCGGCACGCGCCCGCGGCGTCGCGGAGCCGACGCTCGCGGTGCTGACGAGCGGTCCGTCGAGCGAGGCCTGGTACGAGCACCACACCTTGGCGGACGAGGCGGGCATGCTGCTGCTCACCCCCGACGACGTCGCCGTCCGGGAGGCCCGGGTCGTCGAGCGATCGACCGGTCGCGTCGTCGACGCCCTTCTGATCCGCATCGACGGCGAGGTGGTCGACATGGCGAACGACGCCGACCCGGACCTCGGCGAGCACGTCCTCGCGGTCGCCGCCGCGGGGGACGTGTTCCTCGCGAACGGCCCGGGCAACGGTCTGGCCGACGACAAGTCGATGTACGTCTCGGTGCAGGACCTCATCTGGTACTACCTCGACGAGCGACCGTTGCTCGAGTCCGTGCCGACGTACCGGACGCGGGACGAGTCGGAGCGTCTCACCGTCCTCGAGCGCGTCGGCGAGCTCGTGACGAAGCCCGTCGACGGCGAGGGCGGCCGCGGTGTGCTCATCGGACCGAGCGCCACCGCGGAGGAGGTCGCCGACCGGCGGACCGCCATCGCCGCCGCTCCCGAGGCGTGGGTGGCGCAGGAGGTCGTCCAGCTGTCCTCGCACCCGACGCTCACGCCCGCCGGGCTCGAACCCCGGCACGTCGACCTCCGCGCGTTCGTGTACCTCACGGGGACCGGAGCGGACGAGGCGCGACTCGCCGACGTCGCGCTGACCCGGGTCGCGCCCGAGGGCAGCATGGTCGTCAACTCGTCCCGGGGCGGCGGAGCGAAGGACACGTGGATCGTGGGAGGGGACTGA
- a CDS encoding 2Fe-2S iron-sulfur cluster-binding protein has translation MDASVRDAVPTTAVTLRINGEDHPLVVDNRTSLLDVLRERLDLIGSKKGCDHGQCGACTVLLDGRRVNSCLVLAVAAEGSAVTTIEGLADGDDLHPVQVAFLERDAYQCGYCTPGQICSTIGALREARAGMPSHVTTDLAADEIVLDDAEIRERMSGNICRCGAYVNIVAAVHDADAADAVHVHTETDDTDGTQRRDETTGAAR, from the coding sequence ATGGACGCTTCGGTGCGGGATGCAGTACCCACGACGGCGGTGACGCTGCGGATCAACGGCGAGGACCACCCGCTGGTGGTGGACAACCGCACGTCGTTGCTCGACGTGCTCCGCGAGCGGCTCGACCTCATCGGCTCGAAGAAGGGCTGCGACCACGGCCAGTGCGGCGCGTGCACGGTGCTCCTCGACGGCCGCCGGGTGAACAGCTGTCTCGTGCTCGCGGTCGCGGCGGAGGGCAGCGCCGTGACGACGATCGAGGGACTCGCGGACGGTGACGATCTCCATCCGGTGCAGGTGGCCTTCCTCGAGCGCGACGCGTACCAGTGCGGGTACTGCACGCCGGGCCAGATCTGCTCGACCATCGGCGCGCTCCGCGAGGCTCGTGCGGGGATGCCGAGCCACGTCACCACCGACCTCGCGGCCGACGAGATCGTCCTCGATGACGCCGAGATCAGGGAACGGATGAGCGGCAACATCTGCCGCTGCGGTGCGTACGTCAACATCGTGGCCGCGGTCCACGACGCCGACGCCGCCGACGCGGTCCACGTGCACACCGAGACCGACGACACCGACGGCACGCAGCGGCGTGACGAGACGACAGGGGCTGCACGATGA
- a CDS encoding DUF427 domain-containing protein, with protein MASTRPKGLVPVVPGPGQESVWDYPRPPRVESTAEHVVVRLGGVVVADTRDAVRVLETSHPPVYYLPLSGFAPGALTPAEGVSMCEFKGRAGYLDLHGGGRTAPRAAWRYPSPWAGYEVLADRVAVYPGAVDDCEVDGERVEPQPGDFYGGWVTSRVVGPFKGAPGTLGW; from the coding sequence ATGGCCAGCACCCGCCCGAAGGGCCTGGTCCCGGTGGTCCCGGGACCCGGTCAGGAGTCCGTCTGGGACTACCCGCGCCCACCGCGGGTCGAGTCGACCGCCGAACACGTCGTGGTCCGGCTCGGCGGCGTCGTCGTCGCCGACACGCGGGATGCCGTCCGCGTGCTCGAGACGAGCCATCCACCCGTGTACTACCTCCCGCTGTCCGGGTTCGCCCCCGGCGCCCTCACCCCGGCGGAGGGCGTGAGCATGTGTGAGTTCAAGGGCCGGGCCGGATACCTCGACCTGCACGGGGGCGGCCGGACGGCGCCACGCGCGGCCTGGCGCTACCCGAGTCCCTGGGCCGGGTACGAGGTCCTCGCCGACCGGGTCGCCGTCTACCCGGGGGCCGTGGACGACTGCGAGGTCGACGGGGAACGGGTGGAGCCACAGCCGGGCGACTTCTACGGCGGCTGGGTGACGTCCCGCGTGGTGGGCCCGTTCAAGGGGGCCCCGGGCACGCTCGGGTGGTGA